From one Eucalyptus grandis isolate ANBG69807.140 chromosome 9, ASM1654582v1, whole genome shotgun sequence genomic stretch:
- the LOC104419386 gene encoding pentatricopeptide repeat-containing protein At5g39350, with the protein MNGRKHLLEPLAQCRSLLQRFKAARSLTNTKLLHAQIVVSGLLPTSGSSAAAAAQVLSNLALAYALCGHAPHAAALFDGLPERSPPLCNALIRMYNLCGRHREALRVFVGMLAPGRCPPDNFTYTFVCKACGELSLLDVGFAVHGKVFAAGFDSDAFVQNALLALYMNCGEMAAARKVFDEMQERTVVSWNTMISGYFKNSYAGEAVMIFKLMMNAGVEPDSATVVSVLPACGNLKELDLGKYVHNIVEEKGLGNKNIAVSNALLDMYAKCGRMDEAEAVIREMDKRDVVTWSAMINGYVLNGDVRKALDNCLLMQFDGVKPNLVTISSLLSACGSSFLLKLGRCLHGWSVRQKLESDLLIETALIDMYAKCKRVDVSFHVLARALQKRTAPWNAVLSGCVHNGLAKEAIQAFKHMLIEEVEPNLATVNSLLPAYAILADVQQAMNIHGYVARSGWVINVEIITGLIDVYTKCGRLESAHKLFNDIPRNEKDIVVWSVIIAGYGMHGHGEAAVSLFKEMVHSGVHPNEVTFTSVLHACSHAGLVEEGLDLFNFMLNNNPVTPHFDHYTCIVDLLGRAGRLQEAYDLIKAMPFKPNHAVWGALLGACVIHENVELGEIAAKWLFELEPENTGNYVLLAKIYSALGRWKDAEDIRHMMKKIGLRKAPAHSLV; encoded by the coding sequence ATGAACGGCCGGAAGCACCTTCTCGAGCCGCTAGCCCAGTGCCGGTCACTCCTTCAGCGCTTCAAAGCGGCTCGGTCCCTGACGAACACCAAGCTGCTCCACGCCCAGATCGTCGTCTCGGGACTGCTCCCCACCTCAGGctcttccgccgccgccgccgcccaggTCCTCTCCAATCTCGCCCTCGCTTACGCGCTGTGCGGGCACGCCCCCCACGCGGCCGCGCTGTTCGACGGATTGCCCGAGAGAAGCCCGCCCCTGTGCAACGCCCTCATCAGGATGTACAACCTCTGCGGCCGACACCGCGAGGCGCTCCGCGTGTTCGTCGGGATGCTGGCCCCGGGTCGGTGCCCGCCGGATAATTTCACGTACACGTTCGTTTGCAAGGCCTGCGGCGAGCTGTCGCTGCTCGACGTCGGGTTTGCTGTCCACGGGAAGGTATTTGCTGCCGGGTTTGATTCGGACGCCTTCGTGCAGAATGCTTTGCTCGCTCTGTACATGAATTGCGGGGAAATGGCGGCCGCAAGAAAGGTTTTTGACGAGATGCAGGAGCGGACGGTGGTGTCGTGGAATACTATGATTAGTGGGTACTTCAAAAATTCATATGCGGGGGAGGCAGTGATGATTTTTAAGTTGATGATGAATGCTGGTGTGGAGCCTGATAGTGCCACAGTGGTTTCAGTGTTGCCAGCTTGTGGTAATCTGAAGGAGTTAGACTTGGGAAAGTATGTTCATAATATTGTTGAGGAGAAAGGTTTAGGGAACAAGAATATAGCTGTGAGTAACGCATTGCTAGATATGTATGCAAAGTGTGGTAGAATGGACGAAGCTGAGGCAGTTATCCGTGAAATGGATAAGAGAGACGTTGTAACATGGAGTGCCATGATTAACGGATATGTTTTGAATGGTGATGTCAGAAAAGCTTTGGATAACTGTCTGCTAATGCAGTTTGACGGGGTGAAACCAAATCTAGTGACCATATCTTCTCTCCTTTCAGCATGCGGTAGCTCCTTTCTGCTCAAGCTTGGAAGGTGCTTGCATGGCTGGTCGGTGAGACAAAAGCTTGAATCTGATCTACTGATAGAGACGGCACTAATTGACATGTATGCGAAATGCAAGCGTGTGGATGTCAGCTTCCATGTTCTCGCAAGAGCTTTACAGAAGAGGACTGCGCCGTGGAATGCAGTCCTGTCGGGATGTGTCCATAATGGCCTTGCTAAAGAAGCCATACAGGCTTTTAAACATATGCTGATAGAAGAAGTAGAACCGAACCTCGCAACTGTGAACAGTCTCCTTCCAGCATATGCCATTCTAGCAGATGTGCAGCAAGCAATGAATATACATGGTTATGTTGCAAGATCTGGCTGGGTAATAAATGTGGAAATCATCACAGGCCTTATTGATGTATACACAAAGTGTGGACGTCTAGAATCTGCTCACAAACTTTTTAATGATATCCCTAGGAATGAGAAGGACATCGTAGTTTGGAGCGTAATAATAGCTGGTTACGGAATGCATGGGCATGGTGAAGCTGCTGTTTCGCTTTTTAAGGAAATGGTTCACTCGGGAGTTCATCCCAATGAAGTCACTTTTACCTCTGTTTTGCATGCTTGTAGCCATGCAGGTCTGGTGGAGGAGGGTTTGGATTTGTTCAATTTCATGCTCAATAATAACCCAGTGACGCCACATTTTGATCACTACACATGCATTGTTGATCTTTTAGGCCGTGCAGGTCGGCTGCAAGAGGCTTATGATTTAATTAAAGCAATGCCATTTAAGCCCAACCATGCTGTTTGGGGTGCGTTGCTTGGTGCTTGCGTAATCCATGAGAATGTGGAATTAGGTGAGATCGCAGCAAAGTGGCTCTTTGAGCTTGAGCCTGAGAACACAGGCAACTATGTACTGCTGGCAAAAATTTATTCAGCATTGGGAAGGTGGAAAGATGCTGAGGACATTAGACATATGATGAAGAAAATAGGATTGAGAAAAGCACCAGCTCACAGTTTAGTATAA
- the LOC104419387 gene encoding probable galacturonosyltransferase 14: MMQLSFSPSMRSLTISSSNGFADLMKIKIAARHFSYRTLFHAILILAFLLPFVFILTAVVTLESVPNCSSSLGCLGRRWGPSFLGRVDASERLVRDLYMILNDVNTAAIPNNLQLPDSFSQLVLEMKNNQYDARTFALMLRATMEKFEREVRESKFAELMNKHFAATSIPKGIHCLSLRLTDEYSSNVHARVQLPSPELLPLLSDNSYHHFILSTDNVLAASVVVASAVQSSLKPEKIVFHVITDKKTYSAMHSWFALNPVSPAIIEVKGIHQFDWLMKENIPVLEAVENNRGVRTYYHGNHIAGAKLDDTTPRMFASKLQWKSPKYISLLNHLRIYIPELFPNLDKVVFLDDDVVIQRDLSPLWELDLGGKVNGAVETCRGEDDWVMSKHFKNYFNFSNPLIAKHLDPDECAWAYGMNIFDLRAWRKTDIRDIYEYWLKENLKSNMTMWKLGTLPPALIAFRGHIHPIDPSWHMLGLGYQIKTDVESVKKAAVIHYNGQSKPWLQIGFDHLRPFWSKYVNHSNDFVRSCRILES; encoded by the exons ATGATGCAGCTTAGCTTCTCGCCTAGCATGAGGAGTCTGACCATATCGAGCAGCAATGGATTCGCCGACTTGATGAAGATCAAGATCGCAGCCCGCCACTTCTCGTACCGGACGCTCTTCCACGCCATCCTCATCCTCGCGTTCTTGTTGCCCTTCGTGTTCATTCTCACCGCCGTCGTCACTCTCGAGAGTGTCCCCAACTGCTCCTCCTCCCTCG GTTGTTTAGGTAGAAGATGGGGGCCTAGCTTTCTTGGTAGGGTTGATGCTTCAGAG AGATTAGTGAGAGACTTGTATATGATCCTCAATGATGTCAATACTGCTGCAATCCCCAATAATTTACAGCTCCCAGATTCATTTAGTCAACTTGTTCTTGAAATGAAGAACAACCAGTATGATGCAAGAACCTTTGCCTTGATGTTAAGAGCAACG ATGGAGAAATTTGAAAGAGAGGTCAGGGAGTCCAAATTTGCTGAACTGATGAACAAGCATTTTGCtgccacatctattccaaaagGCATCCACTGTCTGTCTCTGCGTTTAACAGATGAATATTCCTCTAACGTTCATGCGCGAGTACAATTGCCATCTCCAGAGCTTCTTCCTCTGCTCTCGGACAACTCCTATcaccattttattttatctactGACAACGTTCTAGCTGCTTCAGTTGTTGTCGCTTCTGCAGTTCAGTCATCTTTAAAACCTGAGAAGATAGTCTTTCATGTCATCACTGACAAGAAAACTTACTCAGCGATGCACTCATGGTTTGCACTTAATCCTGTATCCCCAGCTATTATCGAAGTAAAAGGTATTCACCAGTTTGACTGGTTAATGAAAGAAAACATTCCTGTGCTAGAAGCAGTTGAGAACAACAGGGGAGTAAGGACTTATTACCATGGAAATCATATTGCTGGAGCAAAGCTTGATGATACAACTCCAAGGATGTTTGCTTCGAAATTGCAATGGAAAAGTCCAAAATACATTTCCTTACTCAATCATCTGAGAATATATATACCAGAG CTATTTCCAAACCTCGACAAGGTGGTTTTCCTGGACGATGATGTTGTTATTCAGCGTGATCTATCTCCACTTTGGGAACTTGATCTTGGTGGAAAGGTTAATGGAGCTGTCGAAACTTGTAGGGGTGAAGATGATTGGGTTATGTCCAAGCAtttcaaaaattacttcaatttctcTAATCCACTTATAGCAAAACATTTGGACCCTGATGAATGTGCTTGGGCCTATGGCATGAATATATTTGATCTCCGTGCATGGAGAAAGACTGATATAAGGGACATTTATGAGTACTGGCTAAAAGAG AATCTGAAGTCAAATATGACGATGTGGAAATTGGGTACTCTTCCTCCTGCTTTGATTGCATTCAGAGGTCATATTCACCCAATCGACCCATCGTGGCACATGCTTGGCTTGGGGTATCAGATTAAGACCGATGTTGAGAGTGTCAAGAAGGCTGCAGTTATACATTATAATGGTCAGTCGAAACCCTGGTTGCAGATTGGCTTTGACCACCTGAGGCCATTTTGGAGCAAATACGTGAACCACTCCAATGATTTCGTAAGAAGCTGTCGGATATTGGAGTCATAG
- the LOC104419388 gene encoding membrane-anchored ubiquitin-fold protein 2, whose product MSSVQDQLEIKFRLTDGSDIGPKSFPAATSVATLKESILAQWPKEKDNGPRTIKDVKLISAGKILENSRTVGECRSPLVDTPGGVTTMHVVVQAPIEKEKELNQPRQNRCGCVIL is encoded by the exons ATGAGTAGTGTGCAAGATCAGTTAGAGATCAAGTTTCGATTGACTGATGGGTCGGATATCGGCCCGAAAAGCTTTCCTGCTGCTACAAGTGTTGCCACTTTGAAGGAAAGCATTCTTGCTCAGTGGCCAAAAG AGAAGGACAATGGTCCAAGGACCATCAAAGATGTGAAGTTGATTAGTGCAGGAAAGATATTAGAGAATAGCAGAACAGTCGGTGAGTGCCGGAGTCCCCTCGTTGACACTCCTGGTGGAGTTACCACTATGCACGTCGTTGTTCAAGCACCTATAGAAAAAG AAAAGGAATTAAACCAACCACGGCAGAATCGGTGCGGTTGCGTCATATTATAG
- the LOC104419390 gene encoding chaperone protein ClpB3, chloroplastic produces MASTTSFSGISLRPPRPLLPACSVRGGAASAAAAGLRFPGGSKPLGRIRLKREPRGGAGRLAGSPPSRPLVVRCEASGGRITQQEFTEMAWQGIVSSPDIAKENKHQIVETEHLMKALLEQKNGLARRIFSKAAVDNTRLLEATDKFIQRQPKVLGESAGSMLGRDLEALISRAREFKKQYGDSFVSVEHLVLGFAQDQRFGKQLFRDFQITEQKLKSAVEAIRGRQSVIDQDPEGKYEALEKYGKDLTAMARAGKLDPVIGRDDEIRRCIQILSRRTKNNPVLIGEPGVGKTAISEGLAQRIVQGDVPQALMDRKLISLDMGALIAGAKYRGEFEDRLKAVLKEVTESEGQIILFIDEIHTVVGAGATNGAMDAGNLLKPMLGRGELRCIGATTLDEYRKYIEKDPALERRFQQVYVDQPSVENTISILRGLRERYELHHGVRISDSALVEAAILSDRYISGRFLPDKAIDLVDEAAAKLKMEITSKPTALDEINRSVLKLEMEKLSLANDTDRASKDRLSRLEAELALLKERQAQLTEQWEHEKSVMTRIQSIKEEIDRVNLEIQQAEREYDLNRAAELKYGSLIALQRQLEDAEKELDEYMRSGKSMLREEVTGSDIAEIVSKWTGIPVSKLQQSEREKLLHLEEELHKRVVGQDPAVISVAEAIQRSRAGLSDPHRPIASFMFMGPTGVGKTELAKALAAYLFNTEEALVRIDMSEYMEKHAVSRLIGAPPGYVGYEEGGQLTETVRRRPYAVILFDEIEKAHSDVFNVFLQILDDGRVTDSQGRTVSFTNTVIIMTSNVGSQYILNTDDDTMPKETAYETIKQRVMDAARSIFRPEFMNRVDEYIVFQPLEREQINSIVKLQLERVQKRIADRKIKLVVTDGAIQLLGSLGYDPNYGARPVKRVIQQHVENELAKGILRGDFKDEDTIVVDTEVTAFANGQLPQQKLVFRKQDGDSDMAATGDREAISPSA; encoded by the exons ATGGCTTCGACGACGTCCTTCTCCGGGATCAGCCTCCGCCCTCCCCGGCCGCTCCTGCCCGCCTGCTCCGTCCGGGGGggcgccgcctccgccgccgcagccgggctccgcttccccggcggctcgaagccgctcggCAGGATCAGGCTCAAGAGGGAGCCCCGCGGCGGCGCCGGGAGGCTCGCGGGGAGCCCTCCGTCCAGGCCGCTCGTCGTGCGGTGCGAGGCTTCCGGTGGACGG ATCACACAGCAAGAATTTACAGAGATGGCCTGGCAAGGGATTGTTTCCTCACCAGACATTGCGAAAGAGAATAAACATCAGATAGTGGAGACTGAGCACTTGATGAAGGCTCTGTTGGAGCAAAAGAATGGGCTTGCCCGGCGGATCTTCTCCAAGGCTGCAGTTGACAATACCCGTCTTCTGGAGGCTACTGATAAGTTCATCCAACGGCAACCAAAG GTCCTTGGCGAGTCAGCTGGCTCAATGTTAGGACGTGATTTAGAAGCCTTGATCAGTCGAGCTAGGGAATTTAAGAAGCAGTATGGGGATTCATTTGTCTCTGTTGAGCACTTGGTTCTTGGTTTTGCACAGGATCAACGATTTGGAAAACAATTATTCAGGGATTTTCAAATAACTGAGCAGAAGTTGAAATCTGCAGTAGAAGCAATAAGAGGACGACAGTCTGTAATTGATCAAG ATCCAGAGGGAAAGTACGAAGCTCTGGAAAAATATGGGAAGGATTTGACAGCCATGGCAAGAGCTGGAAAGCTTGATCCTGTCATAGGAAGAGATGATGAAATACGCAGGTGCATTCAAATTCTTTCCAGGAGAACAAAGAATAACCCTGTGCTCATTGGTGAGCCTGGTGTTGGGAAGACTGCAATATCAGAGGG ACTTGCCCAGAGAATTGTGCAAGGTGATGTACCACAGGCTTTGATGGATCGTAAG CTTATATCCCTTGATATGGGTGCCCTGATAGCTGGAGCAAAATATCGGGGGGAATTTGAAGATAGGCTAAAAGCTGTACTGAAGGAAGTAACTGAATCTGAAGGCCAAATAATCCTCTTTATAGATGAAATACATACGGTCGTTGGTGCAG GTGCTACAAATGGTGCAATGGATGCTGGTAACTTATTGAAGCCAATGCTTGGACGAGGGGAATTGCGCTGTATTGGTGCAACGACACTTGATGAGTACCGCAAATATATCGAGAAGGATCCAGCTTTGGAGCGCCGTTTCCAGCAAGTCTATGTGGATCAACCTTCAGTTGAGAACACAATATCAATACTTCGGGGATTGCGTGAAAGATATGAACTGCATCATGGAGTCCGAATCTCTGACAGCGCACTGGTAGAAGCAGCAATTCTTTCTGACAGATATATAAGTGGCCGATTTCTACCTGACAAAG CTATTGATCTAGTGGATGAAGCAGCTGCTAAGCTTAAGATGGAAATTACTTCAAAACCAACTGCTCTCGATGAGATCAATCGATCAGTCTTGAAACTGGAGATGGAGAAGCTGTCACTAGCAAATGATACAGACAGGGCTTCAAAAGATAGGTTGAGCCGCCTTGAGGCAGAGTTGGCTCTCCTGAAGGAAAGACAAGCTCAGCTTACTGAGCAATGGGAGCATGAAAAGTCAGTCATGACACGTATACAGTCTATCAAAGAGGAG ATTGACAGAGTAAATCTCGAAATCCAGCAAGCTGAGCGGGAATATGACCTCAATCGTGCTGCTGAATTGAAGTATGGGAGCTTAATTGCATTGCAGCGCCAACTTGAAGATGCAGAAAAAGAGCTAGATGAGTATATGCGCTCTGGAAAATCTATGCTTAGAGAAGAAGTAACGGGAAGTGATATTGCTGAAATTGTTAGTAAGTGGACTGGTATCCCAGTCTCCAAGCTGCAGCAGTCAGAGAGGGAGAAGTTATTACATCTTGAAGAAGAATTGCATAAGCGTGTTGTGGGTCAAGATCCCGCAGTGATATCAGTTGCAGAAGCGATCCAGCGGTCTCGAGCAGGATTGTCAGATCCTCACCGACCTATAGCTAGTTTTATGTTCATGGGTCCTACAGGTGTTGGGAAAACAGAGTTGGCAAAGGCCCTTGCTGCTTATTTGTTCAACACTGAGGAAGCACTGGTACGAATCGACATGAGTGAGTATATGGAGAAGCATGCAGTTTCAAGATTAATAGGTGCTCCACCCGGTTATGTAGGGTATGAGGAAGGAGGTCAATTGACAGAAACGGTTCGCAGAAGACCTTATGCTGTCATTCTCTTCGATGAGATAGAGAAAGCTCACTCTGATGTGTTTAACGTATTTCTTCAGATTTTAGATGATGGGAGGGTGACTGATTCACAGGGTCGGACTGTGAGCTTCACTAACACGGTCATAATTATGACTTCAAATGTGGGTTCACAGTACATTCTAAATACCGATGATGACACTATGCCCAAGGAAACTGCTTATGAGACCATCAAACAGAGGGTAATGGATGCTGCAAGGTCTATCTTTCGCCCAGAGTTTATGAATCGGGTCGATGAATATATAGTTTTCCAGCCTCTGGAACGTGAGCAGATTAATAGCATTGTGAAATTACAG TTGGAGCGTGTACAGAAGAGAATCGCAGATCGGAAAATAAAACTAGTAGTGACGGATGGAGC